CGCGATGGAGAACGCGGGTGCCGTCTTCTTCCGCGAAACGCTGCTCCTCCTCGACCCGGCGACCGTGTCCATCGCCGAGCGCAAGCGCGCCGCGGAAGTGATCGCGCACGAGCTCGCGCACATGTGGTACGGCGACCTCGTCACCATGGCCTGGTGGGACGACCTGTGGCTGAACGAGGCGTTCGCCACCTGGATGGCCTACCGCGTGGTCGACGCCTGGAAGCCGGAGTGGCGCATGTGGCAGGGCTTCGAGCACGATCGCGCAGGCGCGCTCGGGCTCGATGCGCTCGCGAACACGCATCCCATCTACGCACCGGTCCATTCGGTCGCCGAGGCGACCGAGAACTTCGACCTCATCACGTACGAGAAGGGCGCCGCCGTCGTGCGCATGATCGAGCACTACCTCGGCCCGGACACCTTCCGCGCCGGCGTGCGCATCTACATGCAGCGCCATCGCGAGGGGAACGCCGTCGCGTCCGATCTCTGGCGTGCGCTCGAAGAGGCGTCGGGGAAAGAGGTGACGCGCGTCGCTCAGGCGTGGATCGCGCAGCCGGGGTTCCCGCTGGTCGCGATCGACGCCTCCGGAAAGGACGGCGTGAAGGTGCGCCAGGAGCGCTTCTTCGCCGATCCCGCCGTGCCGGCGGCGAAGCGCCGCACGCGCTGGCCCGTGCCGCTGGTCGCGAAGCTGCCGGGCGGACGACTCGAACGGGCGCTGGTCGACAAGACCGCGCAGCCGCTTCCGCTGGGCGCGACGAAGCCCGAGTGGATCTACGGCAACGCCGCCGCCGGCGGTTTCTATCGCGTCCTGCACGACGTCGGGACGCGCGCGGCGCTGGTCGAGCATCTTCGCGAGCTGACGGCGGTCGAGCGGCTCGCGCTCGTCGGCGACCAGTGGGCGCTCGTGCGCGCCGCCAAGGCCACGATCGAGAGCTACCTCGACGTCGTCGACGCGCTCGGCGACGAGACCGACTACGACGTCCTCGACGGCATCGCGGGTCCGCTCGGCTTCGTCGACGAGCAGATCGCCGGCGACGGCACGCCGGCGCAGGCGGCGCTGCGGAGCTGGATCGCGCGTCGCTTCCTGCCCGCATTCGAGCGGCTCGGCTGGCGGGCGGCCGCGAACGAGAGCGACGACGTCCGCCTGCGCCGCGCCGCGCTCCTGCGCATCGTGGGCGGCGTCGCCGAGACGCCCGCCGTCATGAACGAGGCGAGCCGGCACCTCGAGCGCTACCTCGTCGATCGCGGCTCCCTCGAGCCGAACCTCGCCGACCCGGTCGCGCACCTGGCGGCGCGCATGGGGAGCGCCGGGCGCTACCGGCGCTACCGCGAGGTCGTCGCCGAGGCGCGCACGCCGCAGGAGCGGCGGCGCTTCCTGCTCGCCCTCGCGAGCTTCCGGAACGCCGAGGCGATCGCCGACACGCTCGCCGCCACCCTCACACCGGACATCCCCACGCAGGACGTCGCGTTCATCCTGATGCGCATGCTGGCGAACCCGGCCGGCCAGCGCCAGGCGTGGACGTTCCTCACCCGCAAATGGACGCCGCTCCGCAAGCGCCTTCCCCCGCTCATGCTGGCGCGCCTGGTCGACGCGACGCCGGCGCTGCGCGAGACGCGCTACGCCCGCGAGGTGCGGGACTTCTTCAAGAAGCATCCGCTCCCGGAGGCGGCGCGGGCGATCAAGCAGGCGCTCGAAGTGTTCCGCTTGAATGCCGGCCTGCGCACGCGCGCGCAGCCCGGGCTCGAGCGGTGGCTCGGGACGCGCGGGTAGGACCGTGCGACGGCTCGTGCGCTGCGTCCTCGTCCTCGTCGCGGCCACGGCCTACGCGAACCCGCCGCCCGTGCCGCGCCCGGTCCGCGACGCGCTCGGCGCAGCGACGGTCGAGGTGCTGCCGGCGCGCTGCACCGGCGCCGTCGTCGAGAGCCCGTGGCTGATCGCGACCGCGAAGCACTGCGTCGAGGACGGCAAGTCGTTGCGGGTGCGCGTGGCCGGCGTGGAGCGACACGCAGTCGTCGTCGCCGAGGACGACGTCGCCGACCAGGTCGTGCTCGTGCTCGACGAGCCGGCAGCCGTGACGCCCCTCGGCATCGTGCGCCGGATTCCGATCACGGGCACAGTGCTCTACTTCCACGGCAATCCTGTGCGACCGCGCTGGCAGGCGGCGCGCCTCGATCGGGTCGGCGAGTGCCCGTCGCTACCCCACCTCCCGAACGCGCTCTTCACCAGCATCGACGGGACGCCGGGCGATTCCGGCGCGCCGCTCGTCGACCTGCTCGGACGGGTCGTCGGGCTCGTTCATGGCGGTGCGCGCTGCCGCATCGCGACGCCGGGGGATCGCCTCATCCGCCTCGTCGATCGCGTTCTCGAGCGCCAGCACGCGCGAACGCCATTGATCGCTCCCACGAGGAGTGGTAGCCGGGTCTCATGATGGTGCGTGCCTGGTTGGTGGTGGTAGTCGGAATCGGGCTCGTCGCCGGGACCGCGCGTGCGGCGACCGACCCTGCGACGCTGGTGGGGAACTGGACGGGGACGTGGGAGAACAAATCGTTCAACCCGCACCCGACCGGCACGGTCAACGCGGCGATCACGGCGCCCGACGCGAACACGGTGGTCATCGTGTACAGCGCGACGGGCGGGGTCTTCGGACAGTGCACCGTGATGCCGACCACGCTGACGCTCGTGAAGGGCGTCGACTTCACCGACACGACCCTCGGCTTCACGCGCCAGGACGCCACCTTCGGCTCCGTCACCGTGAAGAACAAGGGGAAGAAGAAGGTGACCGGCCGGGGTACGGGGACCTGCGGCGGCGGCGGTCCATCGTGGACCGCGACGGCGAAATACAAGGGGTCGAACTTCGCGGCGAAGATGAAGATCAGGTTGCCGGGCAAGATCGCCAAGACCACCATCAAGCTCGCCAAGCAGTAGCCGGCCGGAGCGGATCGGTGTTCGAGCTCGCCTGGCAGACCGTGCGCCGGCAGCCGGGGCGCTTCGTCGCCGCAATGGGGGCGGTCGCGTCGGCGGTCATGCTGGTCTTCGTCGCGGGCGGTCTCTATCTCGGGCTGCTCGAGGCGATGATCCGCTACCCGCGCTCGCTGCCGGGCGAGATCGTGGTGGCGGAGTCGGGCGGCTCGGCGACGATGCTGCACTCGTCGTCGCACCTCTCGAAGGATGCCGCCGAGGCGCTGCGGAAGCTCCCCGGCGTCGAGCGGGCATACGAGCTGTACGGCCGGCTCGCGTGGCTCGAGCGCAACGGCCGCCAGGCGCTCGTCTATCTCGTCGGCGTCGGGCGGCGGGCCGAGTTCGGCATGCCCGTGCGCATGGTGGCGGGCAAGGCGCGGCCCGAGTTCGACGAGATCGTCATCGACGAGGTGCTGGCGCACGACCTCCGCGTGACGATCGGCGACGTGCTCAAGGTCGGTGTCGCGAACCTGAAGATCGTCGGCATCTCGTCGGGCGGCAACGCCGTCCTCGGGACGTACGCGTTCGTGCAGCGTGGGACGCTGGTCCTCGGCGGCATCCAGGAGCCGAGCTACGTCTTCGTGCACGTCGGGACGGAGCTGGGCGTCGACGAGGTGATCAACCGGATCAACCAGGAAGACGGGATGCACGCGATGACGCGGGAGGCGTTCCGGTCCGCAAATCAGGCGTTGACGCGCCAGATCGTCCTGCCGCTCATCGCCATCGTGGTCGGCATCGCGTGCGCGGTCGGCGGCATGGTCGTGGCCCTGACGCTCTACAACGTCACGATGGAGCGGCGCGAAGAGTACGGCCTCATGAAGGCGCTCGGCCTGCCGGACCGTGCGGTGCTGGGGGCCGCGTTCGCGCAGGGCGGCATCGCGACCGGCGTCGGAGTCGGTGCGGGCCTGCTGATCGGCTGGCTCCTCTCGGCCGCCGTCGGCATGCTCGAGCCGCGCTTCGTGACCACCATGCCGAGCTGGCTCACGCTCGGCGTCGCGGGCGGAGCGGTCGTGGTGGGAGCGATCGCCTCCAGCATTCCCGCGCGCGTGGTGGCGCGCATCGATCCGGCGCTGGTGTTCCGTGTCTGAGCTGCTGCGCGCGGTGCGTCTCGCCAAGACCTGGGACGCCGGCGGCCCGGCGCCGATTCGCGCCGTCGTCGACGCGTCGCTCAACATCGAGAGCGGCGAAACGATCGTCGTCACGGGTCCGTCGGGATCCGGGAAGACGACGCTCCTCTCGATGCTGGGCGCCCTCTTGCGGCCCGATCGCGGCGAGATGTGGCTCGACGGCGTCGACATCGCCTCGGCGCCGGAGTCGGTCCGGCAGGCGACACGCTTGAAGAAGATCGGCTTCGTCTTCCAGCGCGGGCTCCTCCTCGAACACTTCAGTGCGCGCCAGAACGTGGCGCTCGTCCTCTATGCCGCAGGCACCCCGAAGGCCGAGGCGCTCAAGACTTCCGAAGAGCTGCTCGAACGGCTCGGCTTGGGCGGGCGCGGCGACCACTATCCCGCCGCGCTCTCGCCCGGCGAGCGGCAGCGGGTCGCCGTCGCTCGCGCAGTCGCGCTCCAGCCCCGGGTCGTGTTCGCCGACGAGCCGACCGCGCACCTCGACTCCGCGAGCGGCGCGCAGGTCGTCCGCGAGCTGTGGGCGCTGGCGACGGGGGCCGGCGCCGGGCTCGTCGTGGTGACGCACGACCCGCGCGTCACGGAGATCGCCGACCGCGTGCTCCGTCTCGAGGACGGCTACCTGTTCTCGGCCTGAGGGCTCACGATCGCCGCACGGCGGCCGGCATTCCGGCGGTGGTGAAGGCGACGCCGGGCGTTCCGTCGCGCGCGACCACGATGAGACCCGCCTCGGCGCCGGTCCGCTCGCGGAGCAGGGCGAGCGCGCGGGTCGTGGCGTCGGCCGGCGCAATGCCCGCCGCGACGCAGGCGAGCGCGACGCGCGCGAGGCCCAGCCGGATGATCGCCTCGCCGGGGCCGGTCGCCGACACGGCCCCCGTGGCGTCGTCGGCGTAGGTGCCCGCACCGATGACGGCGCTGTCGCCGACGCGGCCCCGGCGCTTGCCGGCGACCCCGCCCGTCGACGTCGCCGCGGCGACGTGACCGTGGGTGTCGACCGCGACCGCGCCCACCGTGTTCCCGGCGGTCGCCCGGCGACGTCGCCACCGCGCTAGGGCCTCCGGCGTCACGAGGGCGTCCGGCGCCACGATGCGGAGGCCGTGCCGTTCCGCGATGGCGTGGACCGGCTCGCCGACCATGAGCACCTCCCGTCCCTCGCGCAGAACCGCCAGGGCGGCGCGGACCGGATTCGCGACGTCGCGCACCGTCGCGACGGCCCCGGCACCGAGCGCTGCGCCCTCCATCACCGAGGCGTCCATCTCGATCGTGCCCTCCTGCGTCAGCACCGAGCCGAGGCCTGCGTTGAAGAGCGGGTCGTCCTCGAGCACGGCGACCGCCTCGACGACCGCCTCGAGCGCCGTGCCGCCCCGCGTGAGGACCGCCGCCCCGACGTCGGCGGCACGCTCGACGCCGCCGGCGCGCGCCGCGCGCTCGCCGGGCGGATCCTCGCCCGCGCCTCCGTGGACGACGATCGTCGGCATCGACGCAGCATACCGCCGGCCGATGAAGTGAGATAGGACCGACGCAGCGAAAGGAGGATCCCATGGTGTTCCACGGCGTCGACGTCGGGCGGCAGTTCAAGCGCATGCGCGAGCTCGCCCCCGAGGTGTACCGGTCCTGGCTCGATTTCGACCGCAAGGCGTTCGAAGCCGGCGCGCTCGACGTGAAGACGAAGGAGCTGATCGCGCTCGGCATCGCGCACATCACGCAGTGCCCCTGGTGCATCGACGCGCACGTGAAGAAGTCCGAGAAGGCGGGCGCGTCGGAGAAGGAGCTCGCGGAGGTCATCTTCGTCGCGATGGCGATGGCGTCGGGCGCGGCCTGGAGCCACGGCGGGCTGATGCTCCAGTGCCAGGACGAGGCGCACAAGCCGGCCGCCGGCTGAAGACTGGCGGCGACCGGCGCCGCAGGCTATCACCGGCCGGCCGTGAGACGACTCTCCTCCTATCTGGCGCCGACGCTCCGCGAGGATCCAGCCGATGCGGAGGTCGTGAGCCACAAGCTCCTCGTGCGTGCCGGCATGATCCGCCAGGTCGCACGCGGCATCTACGACCTGCTGCCGCTCGGCGTGCGCGCCGTACATCGCGTCGAGCGGATCGTCCGCGAGGAGATGGATCGGGCGGGCGCGCAGGAGATCCTGATGCCGACCGTCATCCCGGCCGAGCTCTGGCAGGAAAGCGGGCGCTGGGACAAGTACGGGCGCGAGCTCCTGCGCCTGAAGGATCGCTACGATCGCGACTTCTGCTTCGGGCCGACGCACGAGGAGGTGGTGACCGACCTCGTCCGGCGCGAGATCCGCTCCTACCGCGATCTGCCGAAGAACCTCTACCAGATCCAGGTGAAGTTCCGCGACGAGGTGCGCCCGCGCTTCGGCCTGATGCGCGGGCGCGAGTTCCTCATGAAGGACGCGTACTCTTTCCACGTCGACCGGGCCGACGCCGAACGCGAGTATCGCGTGATGTACGACACGTACACGCGCATCTTCGAGCGCTGCGGGCTCACGTTCCGCGCCGTCGAGGCGGACACCGGTGCGATCGGCGGCGACATGTCGCATGAGTTCCAGGTGCTCGCGGCCTCGGGCGAGGACGCGATCGTCGCCTGCGACGCCTGCGGCTACGCGGCGAACGTCGAGAAGGCCGAGGTGCGCGCGGTGCCGCCACCCACCGCGAGCGGCGGCGCCCTCGAGCGCGTGGCGACGCCGGGCAAGCGGACCGTCGAAGAGGTGAGCGCGTTCCTCGGCGTGCCGGCCGAGCGCTTCATCAAGACGCTCGTCTACCAGACGGCCGCGGGGGACGTCGTCGTCGTGCTCGTGCGCGGCGATCACCAGGCGTCGGAGACCAAGGTGAAGGCCGCGCTCGGCGGCCAGGCGGTGACACTCGCAGACGAGGCAACCGTCACGCGCACCACCGGCGCGCCGGTCGGGTTCGCGGGGCCGGTCGGGCTCTCGGCGCGCATCGTCGCCGACGCCTCGCTGCGCGGCGCGCGCGGCATGGTGAGCGGCGCGAACCAGGCCGACCATCACACGACCGGCATCGACCAGGAGCGCGATCTCTCCGGCGTCACCTTCGCCGATCTGCGGCAGGCCGTCGCCGGCGACATCTGCCCGCGCTGCGGGCGCGGGACGTTCGGCGCCCACCGCGGCATCGAGGTCGGCCAGGTGTTCTACAACGGCACCGTCTACACCGAGCCGATGAAGGCGATGTACCTCGGCGCGGACGGCGTCGAGCGGCCGATCGTGACGGGCTGCTACGGCATCGGGATCACGCGCACCGTCGCCGCGGCGATCGAGCAGCACCACGACGACGCGGGCATCGTCTGGCCCGCGCCGCTGGCCCCGTTCGGCGCGCACGTGATCCCGGTGAACGTCGCCGACGCCACGCTGCGCGAGACCGCCGAGCGCATCGCGACCGAGCTCGAGGCCGCGGGCGTCGACACGCTGCTCGACGACCGCGAGGAGCGGCCGGGTCCCAAGTTCAAGGACGCCGACTTGATTGGGATTCCCGCACGCGTCACGATCGGGCCGCGTGCGCTGCAGAAGGGATGTGTGGAGCTGAAGCCTCGCGCGGCGAAGGAGGCGCAGGAGGTGCCGGTTGGCGAGATCGCCAAGCGGGTCGTGGAGCTCGTCGGCGCCCGCTGACGCGCGCCTCCGCGACCGCCTGATCGTCGGTCTCGACGTCGATTCGACCCGTGCGGCCGCACGGCTGATTCGCCGCTTGGGTGAGGTGGTCCGCTACTACAAGGTCGGCAAGCAGCTCTTCGTCCACGGCGGTCCGGACGTCGTGCGCATGGTGCAGGCGGCGGGCGCGGACGTCTTCCTGGACCTCAAGTTCCACGACATCCCGAACACCGTCGCGGCCGCCGGCGTGGAAGCGGCCCGGCTCGGCGTCCGCCTGTTCAACGTGCACGCGAGCGGCGGCCTCGCGATGATGGAAGCGACCGCGGCCGCGGTGGCGCGCGTGTGTCGCGCCGAAGGGCTGCCGCGACCGCAGATCATCGCCGTCACGGTGCTGACGAGCCTCGCCGACCGCGACCTCCGCCAGGTCGGGATCGCGAGCCGGGTCGAGGCGCAGGTCGTGCGCCTGGCGCGGCTCGCGCAGCGCGCGGGCCTCGACGGCGTGGTCGCGTCACCGCGCGAGATCGCCGCGGTCCGTCGCGCGTGCGGGCCGAAATTCCTGATCGTCACGCCGGGCGTCCGCCCGGCAGGTGCGGACGTCAACGATCAGAAGCGGGTGATGACGCCGGGCGACGCGATCGCCGCCGGCGCGGACCACATCGTCGTGTCGCGGCCGGTGCTGGAGGCGTCCGATCCGGCGCAGGCGGCGAACGACATCGTCACGGACATGGCGGGCGGCGCGATCCGGCGCCGCCGCCGGACGTGATCCAGAAGAAAGGGGGACGACCATGTACCTGGCAGCGGTGTGTGCGGGAATACTGGGTCTGCTCGTGTTCGGTCTCGGGATCGCCGTATCGATGACGCGCGGCGCGACCAACACCGTGATCGGGTTCAATCCCGATCCGGCGGATCGCCTCTACAAGATGATCCGCGCGCACGGGAACGCGACCGAGTTCAATCCGATGCTCGCGATCCTGATCCTCTTCGTGGGCTCGCGGCAGCCTGCCGCGTGGCTCGGATGGGTCTTCGTCATCGCGGCCCTCTCACGGGTGCTGCACGCGGCGGGCATGATCATGTCGCCTACCCTCGCCAAGCCGCAGCCCCTGCGGGCGACGGGCGCGGTCGGCACCTACGTCTGCGGACTCATCCTGGCCGTCGAGACGATCCTCCTCGCAAGCTAGGCCGGCGGGAGCCGGCGGTGCGCGAGCGCCGGGAGCTCCTGCCGCACGCGCGCCAGGTGGGCCCCGTCGAGCTCCGCGGTGGCGATGCCCTCGCCGTCGTCGGCGCGGGCGACGACGGTACCCCAGGGGTCGACGATCATCGAGTTGCCGTGGTCGTCGTGCCCGTGGGGGCTCCGACCCGTCTGGTTCGCCGCCAGCAGGTAGCACTGGTTCTCGATCGCGCGCGCCCTGCAGAGCACGTCCCAGTGCGCCGCGCCGGTCGGCCTGGTGAACGCCGACGGGACCAGCAGGACCTCGGCGCCGTCCCTCGCAAGCCGGCGATACAGCTCTGGAAAACGCAAGTCGTAGCAGATCGAGCAGCCGAGGGTCGCGAGCGCCGTGGGCACCACGACGGGCGCGTCGCCCGCAAGACGCGTTGCCGACTCGCGCACCGCCACGCGCCCCGGCAGCTCGACGTCGAAGAGGTGCATCTTACGGTAGGTCGCGACGAGCGCGCCCGAGGGATCGGCGACGCAGCTCGTGTTGTAGCGGCGCGCTTGGCCCGTGACCGCTTCGAGGATCGAGCCCATGCAGAGGAAGATTCCGAGGTCCCGCGCGAGCGCCGACATCGTCGCGGTGGTGGGTCCGGGCACCGTCTCGGCCGCGCTCGGGTCGTTCACGTCCGTCCCGCGCCAGGCGAACACCTCGGGAAGAACGACGAGACGTGCACCGCGCTCCGCGGCGGCTCGGACGAGCGCGCCGGCGCGCCGAACGTTCGCCGCGCGGTCGCCGCCCGACGACATCTGCACGACGGCGGCGACGAAACGCTCCATGCGTCGCCGGCGCATAGCGCCACCCGACCGGCCGGTCAATGTTACCGGTATTGATCGGCAGGGCCGACCAATGGTAGCTGCACTCACATGCCACGTCTCGTGAAGCGGTACAGCAACCGCAAGCTGTACGACACGAGCGAGAGCCGTTACGTCACTCTCGACGAGATCTCCCGCTGGGTGAAGGCTGGCGAGGAGGTGAAGATCGTCGAGAACGAGTCCGGCGAGGATCTGACGGCGGTCACGTTCGCGCAGATCATCCTCGAAGAGGAGCGCAAGAAGAACGGCTTCCTGTCGTTGCCGCTCCTGCGCAACCTGATCCAGCACGGCGAGGCGGCGCTCCAGGGGATCGCCGCGACCGTCGACCGCGGCATGGAGGCCATCCGCACGGCGCCCGAGCGCGCCCGCTCGCGCGTGCAGGAGCTGACGAACGTCTCGGACCGTCTGGGTGAGCTGCAGCACCGCGTCGACGACGTGGTGCGCCGCTCGGTGGAAGCGGTCACCTCGCATCCGACGTTCCGGCAGGAGATGCGCCGCATAGAGCGCACGATCCAGGCGCTCGAGGCGCGTGTCGGACGCCTTCGCAGCAACGGCAGCGTGCCACCGTCGGACGACGCGGTGCCTCCGCCGCCTCCCGACGCCGGCGACCACGCCCGCTGAGCGCTAGCGCGTGAGGAAGACCGGGGCCGGGCTGTTGCGCAGCACGTACTCGGTCGTGCTGCCGAGGACCATCTCGATGATGCGCGAGTGCCCGTAGGCGCCGATGAAGAGGAGGTCGTAGCCGCCGTCGCGCAGCACGTCGACGATGCGCTGGTGCGGCGGTCCGGAGAGGGCCTTGTAGGTGACCTGCAGATCGTACGCTGCGAGATAGCGCCGCGCCTCGTCGAGGACCTTGTCGTCGTCGCCGCCGTCGCGCCCGACGTGGATCACCGTGAGCGGGAGCGCGAGCGCGCTCACCACCTCGGCGGCGGTGTGCATGGCGGCGGCCGCGCGTTGCGAGCCGTCGTAGGCGAGCAGGGGGCGCGTCACCTGCTGGAAGGCGGCTGGGCACACGAGCACCGGCTTCGGCGCCTTGCGCGCGACCGACTCGGTCGTACCGCCGAGCAACCCGGTCGAGAACTGCTCGTTCACGCCGCGGTGTCCGACCACCACCAGGTCGGCCGTGCGCGCCTGATCGCAGATCTCGTTCGCGACCACGCCGAGCGGCAGGACGGTGTCGCAGGGGATGCCGCGCTCGGTGCAGCGGGCGCGAAACACGTCGAGCAGCGCACGCCCGCGCTCGTGCAGCGCGTCGCGCATCTTCGACGAGAAGTCGAGGTAGGGCTCGAAGCCGAGCGAGCCCGACACGTCGTGCAGGAACGAGCCCTCGATCGAGACGATGTCGACGACGTGGAGACCAATGAGACGGGCCTGCAGCCGGCCGGCGAGCCAGAGCGCGTACTCGAGCGCGCCGTCGGCGTGCTGCGAGCCGTCCAGCGCAACCAGGATGTTGCGGATCATCGCGGCGCGTCCTGTGCCGGCCTCTAGCCCGCGTCGCGTGCGGTTGGCAAGCGCATGGCCCGGCGCTCGTCGCCTCGGCTTGCGGGGGACACCGGCGCGTGTCATTTCGTCCCGAGCATCGATTGGTGCGTGATGCCCGCTGTCGGGTCACTGGCGCTCGGGACGGACCGGCCTGGGGTCGGAAGCAGGGGGGGATGGGGATGGCCCTCGTAGCGATCGTCGCCTTCGCGGCACTCGTGGTCGCGGTCCGAGCGCTGAAGCGTCTCGAGAAGCTGCAGGAGGAGGACGAGCGGAAGACGAGGGCCCTGCACGATCTCGCGCTCCGCGTCGTCATGCTCGAGAAGGGCGGGGCGCAGGCGAAGGCCGGTGCGCCCGCGGAGCCGGAGCCGAAGGCCGAGCCGGCACCGGCTCGTCCCGCGCCGCAGGTGGTGCCACCCGCCGCGCCGTCGATGCCGCCGCCACCGCGCATGCCCGCGGCGCCGCCGGTCCCACCGGCGCCGGCAGTCGGCGCGCCGCCCTTCCCGTCGCCGAGAGCGGAGCGACCGGCCCCGCCACC
The Candidatus Eisenbacteria bacterium genome window above contains:
- a CDS encoding carboxymuconolactone decarboxylase family protein, with amino-acid sequence MVFHGVDVGRQFKRMRELAPEVYRSWLDFDRKAFEAGALDVKTKELIALGIAHITQCPWCIDAHVKKSEKAGASEKELAEVIFVAMAMASGAAWSHGGLMLQCQDEAHKPAAG
- a CDS encoding polyhydroxyalkanoate synthesis regulator DNA-binding domain-containing protein; translation: MPRLVKRYSNRKLYDTSESRYVTLDEISRWVKAGEEVKIVENESGEDLTAVTFAQIILEEERKKNGFLSLPLLRNLIQHGEAALQGIAATVDRGMEAIRTAPERARSRVQELTNVSDRLGELQHRVDDVVRRSVEAVTSHPTFRQEMRRIERTIQALEARVGRLRSNGSVPPSDDAVPPPPPDAGDHAR
- a CDS encoding carbon-nitrogen hydrolase family protein, translated to MERFVAAVVQMSSGGDRAANVRRAGALVRAAAERGARLVVLPEVFAWRGTDVNDPSAAETVPGPTTATMSALARDLGIFLCMGSILEAVTGQARRYNTSCVADPSGALVATYRKMHLFDVELPGRVAVRESATRLAGDAPVVVPTALATLGCSICYDLRFPELYRRLARDGAEVLLVPSAFTRPTGAAHWDVLCRARAIENQCYLLAANQTGRSPHGHDDHGNSMIVDPWGTVVARADDGEGIATAELDGAHLARVRQELPALAHRRLPPA
- a CDS encoding serine protease, whose protein sequence is MRRLVRCVLVLVAATAYANPPPVPRPVRDALGAATVEVLPARCTGAVVESPWLIATAKHCVEDGKSLRVRVAGVERHAVVVAEDDVADQVVLVLDEPAAVTPLGIVRRIPITGTVLYFHGNPVRPRWQAARLDRVGECPSLPHLPNALFTSIDGTPGDSGAPLVDLLGRVVGLVHGGARCRIATPGDRLIRLVDRVLERQHARTPLIAPTRSGSRVS
- a CDS encoding MAPEG family protein — its product is MYLAAVCAGILGLLVFGLGIAVSMTRGATNTVIGFNPDPADRLYKMIRAHGNATEFNPMLAILILFVGSRQPAAWLGWVFVIAALSRVLHAAGMIMSPTLAKPQPLRATGAVGTYVCGLILAVETILLAS
- a CDS encoding ABC transporter ATP-binding protein — protein: MSELLRAVRLAKTWDAGGPAPIRAVVDASLNIESGETIVVTGPSGSGKTTLLSMLGALLRPDRGEMWLDGVDIASAPESVRQATRLKKIGFVFQRGLLLEHFSARQNVALVLYAAGTPKAEALKTSEELLERLGLGGRGDHYPAALSPGERQRVAVARAVALQPRVVFADEPTAHLDSASGAQVVRELWALATGAGAGLVVVTHDPRVTEIADRVLRLEDGYLFSA
- a CDS encoding proline--tRNA ligase, which encodes MRRLSSYLAPTLREDPADAEVVSHKLLVRAGMIRQVARGIYDLLPLGVRAVHRVERIVREEMDRAGAQEILMPTVIPAELWQESGRWDKYGRELLRLKDRYDRDFCFGPTHEEVVTDLVRREIRSYRDLPKNLYQIQVKFRDEVRPRFGLMRGREFLMKDAYSFHVDRADAEREYRVMYDTYTRIFERCGLTFRAVEADTGAIGGDMSHEFQVLAASGEDAIVACDACGYAANVEKAEVRAVPPPTASGGALERVATPGKRTVEEVSAFLGVPAERFIKTLVYQTAAGDVVVVLVRGDHQASETKVKAALGGQAVTLADEATVTRTTGAPVGFAGPVGLSARIVADASLRGARGMVSGANQADHHTTGIDQERDLSGVTFADLRQAVAGDICPRCGRGTFGAHRGIEVGQVFYNGTVYTEPMKAMYLGADGVERPIVTGCYGIGITRTVAAAIEQHHDDAGIVWPAPLAPFGAHVIPVNVADATLRETAERIATELEAAGVDTLLDDREERPGPKFKDADLIGIPARVTIGPRALQKGCVELKPRAAKEAQEVPVGEIAKRVVELVGAR
- a CDS encoding ABC transporter permease, with product MFELAWQTVRRQPGRFVAAMGAVASAVMLVFVAGGLYLGLLEAMIRYPRSLPGEIVVAESGGSATMLHSSSHLSKDAAEALRKLPGVERAYELYGRLAWLERNGRQALVYLVGVGRRAEFGMPVRMVAGKARPEFDEIVIDEVLAHDLRVTIGDVLKVGVANLKIVGISSGGNAVLGTYAFVQRGTLVLGGIQEPSYVFVHVGTELGVDEVINRINQEDGMHAMTREAFRSANQALTRQIVLPLIAIVVGIACAVGGMVVALTLYNVTMERREEYGLMKALGLPDRAVLGAAFAQGGIATGVGVGAGLLIGWLLSAAVGMLEPRFVTTMPSWLTLGVAGGAVVVGAIASSIPARVVARIDPALVFRV
- the pyrF gene encoding orotidine-5'-phosphate decarboxylase, with the translated sequence MARSPSGSWSSSAPADARLRDRLIVGLDVDSTRAAARLIRRLGEVVRYYKVGKQLFVHGGPDVVRMVQAAGADVFLDLKFHDIPNTVAAAGVEAARLGVRLFNVHASGGLAMMEATAAAVARVCRAEGLPRPQIIAVTVLTSLADRDLRQVGIASRVEAQVVRLARLAQRAGLDGVVASPREIAAVRRACGPKFLIVTPGVRPAGADVNDQKRVMTPGDAIAAGADHIVVSRPVLEASDPAQAANDIVTDMAGGAIRRRRRT
- a CDS encoding M1 family metallopeptidase, whose protein sequence is MPTKASRPSRFRLAPDVRPREYDLHVTPDLDAGTFTGEVTIGLGLAKARKEITLHAADLAITRATARANGTEVAVKASLQPHDETATLRFAKPLPAGDVALTLAYHGKLNQHLRGLYAASANGRPYAFTQLETADARRVLPCFDEPAMKARWRVAVTARAGDAVVGNAPVEREEPAGDGRRTVRFAPTPPLSSYLLALAVGPLEATAPRQCGSTPVRVWHVPGKAHLADFGLEAGVEALRRLEEYFGIAYPYTKLDLIAVPDFEAGAMENAGAVFFRETLLLLDPATVSIAERKRAAEVIAHELAHMWYGDLVTMAWWDDLWLNEAFATWMAYRVVDAWKPEWRMWQGFEHDRAGALGLDALANTHPIYAPVHSVAEATENFDLITYEKGAAVVRMIEHYLGPDTFRAGVRIYMQRHREGNAVASDLWRALEEASGKEVTRVAQAWIAQPGFPLVAIDASGKDGVKVRQERFFADPAVPAAKRRTRWPVPLVAKLPGGRLERALVDKTAQPLPLGATKPEWIYGNAAAGGFYRVLHDVGTRAALVEHLRELTAVERLALVGDQWALVRAAKATIESYLDVVDALGDETDYDVLDGIAGPLGFVDEQIAGDGTPAQAALRSWIARRFLPAFERLGWRAAANESDDVRLRRAALLRIVGGVAETPAVMNEASRHLERYLVDRGSLEPNLADPVAHLAARMGSAGRYRRYREVVAEARTPQERRRFLLALASFRNAEAIADTLAATLTPDIPTQDVAFILMRMLANPAGQRQAWTFLTRKWTPLRKRLPPLMLARLVDATPALRETRYAREVRDFFKKHPLPEAARAIKQALEVFRLNAGLRTRAQPGLERWLGTRG
- a CDS encoding isoaspartyl peptidase/L-asparaginase; amino-acid sequence: MPTIVVHGGAGEDPPGERAARAGGVERAADVGAAVLTRGGTALEAVVEAVAVLEDDPLFNAGLGSVLTQEGTIEMDASVMEGAALGAGAVATVRDVANPVRAALAVLREGREVLMVGEPVHAIAERHGLRIVAPDALVTPEALARWRRRRATAGNTVGAVAVDTHGHVAAATSTGGVAGKRRGRVGDSAVIGAGTYADDATGAVSATGPGEAIIRLGLARVALACVAAGIAPADATTRALALLRERTGAEAGLIVVARDGTPGVAFTTAGMPAAVRRS